A stretch of the Tannerella serpentiformis genome encodes the following:
- the fabF gene encoding beta-ketoacyl-ACP synthase II yields the protein MELKRVVVTGLGAITPIGNTAPETWAALLNGVSGAGPITQFDASKFKTQFACEVKGFDASKHFDRKEARKYDRYAQLALVSATEAIEDAALDLEKEDLNRIGVIFAAGIGGIRSFEDEVRDYNEERGPRFNPFFIPKIIADIAAGHISIKYGFRGPNFATVSACASSTNAIADAFNYIRLGKANVIVAGGAEAAVAIVGVGGFNAMNALSTRNDSPQTASRPFSGSRDGFVLGEGAAGLVLEEMEHAVARGAKIYAEVVGSGLSADAYHLTASHPEGLGAILVMQNALEDADLTPDAIDYINVHGTSTPIGDISEVRAIKQVFGNHAYELNISSTKSMTGHLLGAAGAVEALASVLAVKNDIVPPTINHAEGDDDPEIDYKLNFTFNKAQKRTVRAALSNTFGFGGHNASVIVKKFEK from the coding sequence ATGGAATTAAAAAGAGTCGTAGTGACGGGCCTTGGAGCCATCACTCCGATCGGAAACACCGCCCCGGAAACGTGGGCGGCGTTACTGAACGGGGTGAGCGGAGCCGGGCCCATCACTCAGTTTGATGCCTCCAAATTCAAGACGCAGTTTGCCTGCGAGGTGAAGGGCTTCGATGCATCGAAACACTTTGACCGAAAAGAGGCGCGCAAATACGACCGCTACGCTCAGTTGGCGCTCGTATCGGCCACCGAAGCGATCGAAGACGCCGCATTGGACTTGGAGAAGGAAGACCTGAACCGGATCGGGGTCATCTTCGCCGCCGGTATCGGAGGGATCCGCTCGTTTGAGGACGAGGTGCGGGACTACAACGAGGAGCGTGGACCACGCTTCAACCCCTTCTTCATCCCTAAGATCATTGCAGACATTGCAGCGGGACATATCTCGATCAAATACGGTTTCCGGGGGCCAAACTTTGCCACCGTTTCAGCCTGCGCTTCGTCGACGAATGCGATCGCCGATGCGTTCAACTATATCCGACTGGGTAAGGCCAACGTCATCGTAGCCGGCGGAGCGGAAGCAGCCGTGGCCATCGTGGGCGTGGGCGGATTCAACGCCATGAATGCGCTCTCGACGCGTAACGATTCGCCGCAGACCGCCTCACGTCCGTTCAGCGGTAGCCGTGACGGATTCGTGCTTGGCGAAGGTGCCGCGGGGCTGGTGTTGGAAGAGATGGAGCACGCCGTGGCTCGCGGAGCGAAGATCTACGCCGAAGTGGTGGGATCTGGTCTCTCGGCCGACGCGTACCACCTGACGGCCAGTCATCCAGAAGGCTTAGGCGCCATCTTAGTGATGCAAAACGCGCTGGAAGACGCCGATCTCACACCCGACGCCATCGATTATATCAACGTGCACGGGACTTCGACGCCAATCGGCGACATCTCCGAAGTGCGAGCTATCAAGCAAGTTTTCGGTAATCATGCCTACGAACTGAATATCAGCTCGACGAAGTCCATGACGGGCCACCTGCTCGGCGCCGCCGGAGCCGTCGAGGCATTGGCATCGGTGCTGGCGGTGAAGAACGACATCGTGCCGCCGACGATCAACCACGCCGAGGGCGACGACGACCCGGAGATCGACTACAAGCTGAACTTCACCTTCAATAAGGCCCAGAAACGCACCGTTCGCGCGGCGCTTTCTAACACGTTCGGCTTCGGCGGGCATAACGCCAGCGTGATCGTCAAGAAATTCGAGAAGTAA
- a CDS encoding acyl carrier protein, translating to MSDVASRVKAIIVDKLSVEESEVTNEASFTNDLGADSLDTVELIMEFEKEFGLSIPDDQAEKISTVGDAIAYIEANAK from the coding sequence ATGTCTGATGTAGCATCTCGCGTAAAGGCGATTATTGTGGACAAGTTGAGTGTCGAGGAATCGGAAGTAACAAACGAAGCGAGCTTCACCAACGACTTGGGTGCAGACTCTCTCGACACAGTAGAGTTGATCATGGAGTTTGAGAAGGAGTTCGGTCTTTCGATTCCGGATGATCAGGCTGAGAAGATCTCCACGGTAGGAGACGCCATTGCTTATATCGAAGCAAACGCGAAGTAA
- the purN gene encoding phosphoribosylglycinamide formyltransferase encodes MRRIAILASGNGSNAENIARYFSGNRSVDIVFICSNNPRARVHERAARLGIPSMTFSNADFADGTAVLKKLSEAAIDFIVLAGFMNKIPDVILQAYPERILNIHPALLPRHGGKGMYGMHVHEAVIAAGDRVTGITIHYINSCYDEGRIVFQAQCPVLPGDSALEVATRVHALEYAYYPQVIEHVLCGSPLPDQA; translated from the coding sequence ATGAGACGAATAGCCATCCTCGCTTCGGGCAACGGTAGCAACGCCGAAAACATTGCCCGATATTTCTCCGGAAATAGGTCCGTAGACATCGTTTTTATCTGCTCCAACAATCCCCGCGCACGGGTTCACGAACGGGCCGCACGCTTAGGGATCCCCTCCATGACCTTTTCCAATGCAGACTTCGCCGACGGTACAGCGGTGCTCAAGAAACTCTCCGAGGCTGCGATTGATTTCATCGTCTTGGCTGGATTCATGAACAAGATCCCCGACGTGATACTCCAGGCCTATCCGGAGAGAATCCTGAACATTCATCCCGCCCTCCTGCCCCGCCACGGAGGCAAGGGTATGTATGGCATGCATGTGCATGAGGCCGTGATCGCAGCTGGCGACAGGGTGACGGGCATCACCATACATTATATTAATAGCTGCTACGACGAGGGACGTATCGTCTTTCAGGCGCAATGCCCTGTATTGCCCGGCGACAGCGCCTTAGAGGTGGCTACGCGGGTGCATGCACTCGAATACGCTTACTATCCGCAGGTGATTGAGCATGTGCTATGTGGAAGTCCCCTTCCTGATCAGGCCTAA
- a CDS encoding glycosyltransferase family 9 protein: MAKTLIIRLSAIGDVAMTIPIIYSVARAHPEDAFTVLTQPFLTTLFIHRPENVTLVGVDTKGAEHSLWGVVRLALRLTHERFDRVVDLHNVIRSRAIGLVFQLRGVPVYRLDKMRRERRALTARPPKMIRPLRPVTERYADVFRAAGLSFSRTFVSLFAAHPVDETVISEMAGEKTGHWVGVAPFARHVGKIYPPAQMERVIDLLSGREDITLFLFGGKGDEQAVLDRWAAARPRVRSMAGRYTLNQELALISRLDVLLCMDSANMHFAALVGTPVVSVWGATHPFAGFYPYGLSPEDAIQEDLDCRPCSTFGDKPCHRGDWACMTRIAPERIVRRVVERLGGLKP, translated from the coding sequence ATGGCAAAGACGCTCATCATCCGACTCTCGGCCATCGGCGACGTGGCTATGACTATCCCCATCATCTATTCCGTCGCACGTGCTCACCCAGAGGACGCGTTTACGGTGCTGACGCAGCCCTTCCTTACTACGCTTTTTATTCACCGTCCGGAGAATGTGACCCTCGTCGGGGTCGATACGAAGGGTGCGGAGCACTCGCTGTGGGGCGTTGTGCGATTGGCCCTTCGGCTGACGCATGAACGATTTGACCGAGTGGTGGATCTGCACAATGTGATCCGTAGCCGAGCGATTGGACTCGTGTTTCAATTGCGGGGAGTACCCGTCTATCGGCTGGACAAGATGCGGCGGGAACGTCGGGCATTGACGGCACGTCCGCCTAAAATGATCCGCCCACTACGGCCCGTAACAGAGCGCTATGCTGACGTCTTTCGGGCAGCTGGACTATCGTTTTCACGCACGTTCGTGTCGCTTTTTGCAGCTCATCCGGTTGACGAGACGGTGATCAGCGAGATGGCTGGAGAGAAGACGGGCCATTGGGTGGGTGTTGCGCCCTTCGCCCGCCATGTGGGCAAGATCTATCCGCCTGCGCAGATGGAGCGGGTGATCGATCTGCTATCCGGACGTGAGGACATCACCTTGTTTCTATTTGGGGGAAAGGGGGACGAGCAAGCGGTGCTTGACCGCTGGGCTGCGGCGCGGCCGCGGGTGCGGAGTATGGCCGGCCGGTACACGCTCAATCAGGAGTTGGCCTTGATCAGCCGCTTGGACGTATTGCTCTGCATGGACTCGGCCAACATGCACTTTGCTGCGCTTGTTGGCACACCGGTCGTCTCTGTTTGGGGCGCCACGCACCCTTTCGCCGGCTTCTATCCGTACGGACTGTCGCCGGAGGACGCCATCCAAGAGGATCTGGATTGTCGCCCCTGCTCCACCTTTGGCGACAAGCCCTGCCATCGTGGCGACTGGGCCTGCATGACGCGTATTGCTCCCGAGCGGATCGTGCGCCGGGTCGTGGAGCGGCTCGGGGGACTCAAACCCTAA